In Rosa chinensis cultivar Old Blush chromosome 1, RchiOBHm-V2, whole genome shotgun sequence, a genomic segment contains:
- the LOC112182881 gene encoding uncharacterized protein LOC112182881, with protein MVVGNAAFESLDRMKEESKKAQVSILCACRSMHSGLILQKRWCRGSETKCKRAWSCHFWGALLDLKECIIHGIETMVARYGILPQMSKTASKFKSSTTHVLHFQKASFFTATVADREEESQNPKRPK; from the exons ATGGTAGTTGGGAATGCAGCCTTTGAATCGCTGGATAGGATGAAAGAAGAGAGCAAGAAAGCACAAGTGAG TATCTTATGTGCATGTAGGTCTATGCATTCAGGTCTGATCCTACAGAAAAGATGGTGTAGAGGGTCTGAAACCAAATGCAAGAGGGCCTGGTCTTGTCACTTTTGGG GTGCTCTACTGGACTTGAAAGAATGTATAATTCACGGAATAGAAACTATGGTGGCAAG GTATGGAATACTTCCCCAGATGAGCAAAACCGCCTCAAAATTCAAGTCTTCAACAACCCATGTACTCCATTTTCAAAAAGCAAGCTTCTTTACTGCAACAGTTGCAGATCGTGAAGAAGAATCACAAAACCCAAAGAGACCCAAGTAG